Below is a genomic region from Gammaproteobacteria bacterium.
CCATTCTTAATTTTCTTACTCACCCTTATTGCCCGCTACCTGCGGGCGAACGGATCAATACGCAGCCGACCGCCGACATGCATGGCGTTTTAATGCGTATTGATGCTTTTGGCTGCGCCGATAGTGTCGAGTTGCAGGCCAAGGCGGCCGACGGCGATGACCGCCTGTACGCGATTGGTTACGTTAAGTGCCCGCAAGATGGCAGTGATGTGAATCTTGACGGTGCTTTCCGCGAGCCCGAGCTCGCGCGAGATGATCTTGTTCGGTTTACCTTGCACGAGCAGCGCCAGGATCTGCGCCTGTCGCTGCGTTAGTCCGAGATCGGATGCGGTCTTGGTGCGTTCGCGCGCGAATGTATTAATCGACATTAACGGTTCGGTCGACGTCGACGCCGAGTTCAGCACCTCGGTCGGTAAGTAGATACCGCCCGACAACACCAGTCGCA
It encodes:
- a CDS encoding response regulator transcription factor; protein product: MKILVVDDHPLVRDALRDHLQELERGAEVFEARSTADALSIADQHPDMELVLLDLNLPDANGFSALTTLRERHPAIPVVVLSAHDQRQTVLDALDKGAMGFVPKTATTQVMLSALRLVLSGGIYLPTEVLNSASTSTEPLMSINTFARERTKTASDLGLTQRQAQILALLVQGKPNKIISRELGLAESTVKIHITAILRALNVTNRVQAVIAVGRLGLQLDTIGAAKSINTH